The following DNA comes from Terriglobales bacterium.
ATCTTGGAGAACTCGCGCGTGACCAGGCCCTCGATGTAGGGGCGGGTGGCCTCGTTGTCTTCAGGGTTGGTGCCGTAGTTCCCGATCTCGGGATTCGTCAGGACGACGATCTGGCCGGCGTAGGAAGGGTCGGTGAAGATCTCCTGGTAGCCGGTGATGCTGGTATTGAAAACGACTTCCCCGTAGCACTCGCCTTTCGCGCCAAAACCTTTGCCCTTGAAGATCCGTCCATCTTCCAGGGCCAGGATCGCTTGCATGCAATCTCCGGGGCGTGGATTTTATTGATTCTAGCAGAGAACTTCTTCAACGCAGAGACGCAGAGTGCGCCGAGGTTGTGGAAAAGTGTAGGCGGCGTTCCGCGCTGATTCAATCGGGTGAGGCGACAAACGAGCGGCCCGTTCGGACCGAAAACGAAGTCCTCGGCGCTCTCAGCGCCTCTGCGTTGAAGGTCTTACCGCAGGATCCCCAGCTTCCCCACCGGCCAGTACACGAACACCGCCTTGCCGTAGATGTAGTCGGCGTCGACCGGCCCGAAGTCGCGCGAGTCGTTTGACATGGTGCGGTGGTCGCCCAGCACGTAGTAGGAGCCCTCGGGCACGATCGTCTCGGCATACGACCGCGGGTCGAAGAACTGCACCGGCACGTACGGCTCCTGGATCAGCGTGCCGTTCACGTAGACGTATCCGCTGCGGATGACGACCTTGTCGCCCGCCACGCCGATCACGCGCTTGATGTAGCTCTTGGAAGGGTCGCGCGGGTAGCGGAACACCACGATGTCGCCGCGCTGGATGGATTCGAACTTGTAGACGAACTTGTTGATGAAGATGCGCTCCTGGTCCTCGAGCCCCGGGAGCATGCTGGTGCCTTCCACCTTCACCGGCTGGTACAGGAACATGATGATGAAGGCCGAGACGATGGCCGAGATGACGAGGTCGCGCACCCACATCCGCAGGGTGCCGAAGCGGCGTCGCGGAGCCGGGTTCGGGTTCGGCGTCTCGTCCATCAAGGCGTCCCTATCTTAGACGATTTTTCCCGCCCTCCGGTCACCCGGGAGCGACTCTGGACCGGGTTTCGCATCTAAACAGAAAGCACCTCAGCAGCTACAATAGGGGCAGGAGCTTCCCATGAAGCGCGTACTGAGCGCGGCCTTCGTCGCGTTATTTGCGGTCACCATGTCGGCGCAGTGGTTGGACACCCCGGCGTTCCACTCGGGTCCGCCGCCCAAGGGCGAGAAGCTGCCGGCCATCCTCGCGCCGGCGCAAGTCACCGGCCCAGGCGTCGACTATCCCTTCCAGAAGCACAGTTACCGGCTGGCCTCGCGCGTGGACAAGGTGCTCTACCAGCAGCCTTGCTATTGCCACTGCGACAAGGGGCACGGCCACACCAGCCTGCGCTCGTGCTTCGAGTCGATGCACGGCGCGCACTGCGGCATCTGCATGCAGGAGGCGGTCTACGCCTACCAGCAGACCAAGAAGGGCAAGACCGCGGCGCAGATCCGCCAGGGCATCATGGCGGGCGACTACAAGAACGTCGACCTGAAGGCTTCGGCCACCCTCAAGTAACCGGCCTTTCCCTGAAACGGGCGCGGCCACGGTCGCGCCCGTCGCTTTGGTGCGCAACGCAGCTCGTTTGACTCGGTGCGCGCCTTCCGCGTATAACACCTTGCTCCTAGGGCGCGGCAAAATCGATT
Coding sequences within:
- the lepB gene encoding signal peptidase I; this translates as MDETPNPNPAPRRRFGTLRMWVRDLVISAIVSAFIIMFLYQPVKVEGTSMLPGLEDQERIFINKFVYKFESIQRGDIVVFRYPRDPSKSYIKRVIGVAGDKVVIRSGYVYVNGTLIQEPYVPVQFFDPRSYAETIVPEGSYYVLGDHRTMSNDSRDFGPVDADYIYGKAVFVYWPVGKLGILR
- a CDS encoding CYCXC family (seleno)protein, giving the protein MKRVLSAAFVALFAVTMSAQWLDTPAFHSGPPPKGEKLPAILAPAQVTGPGVDYPFQKHSYRLASRVDKVLYQQPCYCHCDKGHGHTSLRSCFESMHGAHCGICMQEAVYAYQQTKKGKTAAQIRQGIMAGDYKNVDLKASATLK